A genome region from Prinia subflava isolate CZ2003 ecotype Zambia chromosome 12, Cam_Psub_1.2, whole genome shotgun sequence includes the following:
- the SDK2 gene encoding protein sidekick-2 produces MARLRSWGLLCFAVLALPGPPGAGAQDDVSPYFKTEPVRSQVHLEGNRLVLTCMAEGSWPLEFKWLHNSRELTKFSLEYRYMITSLDRTHAGFYRCIVRNRMGALLQRQTEVQVAYMGSFEDSEAQQSVSHGEAAVIRAPRIASFPQPQVTWFRDGRKISPSSRIAITLENTLVILSTVAPDAGRYYVQAVNDKNGDNKTSQPITLTVANVGGPADPIAPTIIVPPRNTSVVAGTSEVTMECVANARPLIKLHIIWKKDGTPVSSGISDYSRRLTILHPTLSDSGFYECEAVLRSSSVPAVTAGAYLSVLEPPQFVREPERHITAEMEKVVAIPCQAKGVPPPEMAWYKDAALLHLEKLSRFQLLEDGSLQISALAPDDTGMFQCFARNAAGEVQTTTYLAVTSIAPNITRGPQDSTVIDGMSVILNCETSGAPRPAITWQKGERVLASGSVQLPRFTLLESGSLLVSPAHLPDAGTYTCLATNSRGVDEASADLVVWARTRITDPPQDQSVIKGTKAVMSCGVTHDPSVDVRYVWEKDGAPLGPESGPRVRLDEVGTLHISQTWSGDIGTYTCKVISAGGNDSRSAHLRVRQLPHAPESPVAALSPQEKRAINLTWAKPFDGNSPLLRYVVEVSENNAPWTVLLASVDPEVTSVTVRGLVPARSYQFRLCAVNDVGRGQFSKDTERVSLPEEPPSAPPQNVIASGRTNQSIMIQWQPPPESHQNGVLKGYIIRYCLAGLPVGYQFKNITNAEVNNLLLEDLIIWTNYEIEVAAYNSAGLGVYSMKVTEWTLQGVPTVPPGNVQAEATNSTTIRFTWNPPSPQFINGINQGYKLIAWEPEHEDEATVVTVRPNFQDSVHVGYVAGLRKFAEYFTSVLCFTTPGDGPRSPPQLVRTHEDVPGPVGHLSFSDILDTSLKVSWQEPLEKNGILTGYRISWEEYNRTNTRVTHYLPNVTLEYRVTGLTALTTYTIEVAAMTSKGQGQLSSSTISSGVPPELPGAPTNLGISNIGPRSVTIQFRPGYDGKTSISRWQVEAQVGQNGEAGQWGLVHQLANEPDTRSMEVPNLKPYTYYSFRMRQVNIVGTSPPSLPSRRIQTLQAPPDMAPANVTLRTASETSLWLRWMPLLEQEYNGNPDSVGYRIRYARADGRGQPALQVIRDRVEREFTIEDLEEWTEYRVQVQAFNAIGSGPWSPAVLGRTRESVPSSGPGNVSAVATSSSSLMVRWSDIPEADCNGLILGYKVLYKEKGSEARAQFWLAEGNASRSAQLTGLAKYTLYEIRVLAFTRIGDGVPSRPPVLERTLDDVPGPPVGLLFPEVRTTLVRLIWQPPAAPNGVILAYQVSHRLNTSAVTAAAVEVLEASARQFTATGLQPEATYLFRVTAQTRKGWGEAAEALVVTTEKRARPQPPGKPLAQQEEVRARSVLLSWEPGSDGLSPVRYYTVQSRELPDGEWALHSAPASHNATAFVVDRLKPFTSYKFRVKATNDIGDSEYSEESESLTTLQAAPEEAPTILSITPHTTTSVLIRWQPPAEDKINGILLGFRLRYRELVYDSLRGFALRHPGASWAELTPVYAVHNLSEVSLTQYELDNLSKHRRYEIRMSVYNAVGEGPPSPPQEVFVGEAVPTGAPLNVAVQAATATQLDVTWEPPPVESQNGDIQGYKIHFWEEQRQNESARVKTLFLPETGVKLKNLTGYTSYWVSVAAFNAAGDGPRSPPVQARTQQAAPSAPGSIRFSELTTTSVNVSWEPPPLPNGVLEGYRLVYEPCTPVDGVSKIVTVDVKGSSPLWMKVKDLAEGVTYRFRIRAKTFAYGPDVEANITTGPGEGAPGPPGEPFISRYGSAITIHWSSGDPGQGPITRYVIEARPSDEGLWDILIKDIPKEVTSYTFSMDILKQGVSYDFRVIAVNDYGYGTPSTPSPSVSAQKTNPFYEEWWFLVVIALVGLIFILLLVFVLIIRGQSKKYSKKSDSGNSSKAAGLSHGEMVSLDEGSFPALELNNRRLSVKNSFCRKNGIYTRSPPRPSPGSLHYSDEDVTKYNDLIPAESSSLTEKPSEVSDSQGSDSEYEVEPGHQKAHSFVNHYISDPTYYNSWRRQQKGISRAGAYSYTESDSGEPDHTPLSNSTSTQQGSLFRPKASRTPTPQTPGNAPSSQPGTLYRPPSSLAPGSRAPIAGFSSFV; encoded by the exons ACGATGTCTCCCCGTACTTCAAGACGGAGCCGGTGCGGAGCCAGGTGCACCTGGAGGGGAACAGGCTGGTGCTCACCTGCATGGCCGAGGGCAGCTGGCCCCTGGAGTTCAAGTGGCTGCACAACAGCCGGGAGCTCACCAAGTTCTCCCTGGAGTACCG GTACATGATCACCTCGCTGGACCGCACCCACGCCGGCTTCTACCGCTGCATCGTCCGCAACCGCAtgggagccctgctgcagcGCCAGACTGAGGTGCAGGTGGCCT ACATGGGGAGCTTCGAGGACAGCGAGGCGCAGCAGAGCGTGTCCCACGGGGAGGCGGCCGTCATCCGCGCGCCGCGCATCGCCAGCTTCCCGCAGCCCCAGGTCACCTGGTTCCGCGACGGGAGGAAGATCTCCCCCAGCAGCCGCAT AGCCATCACGCTGGAGAACACCCTGGTCATCCTGTCCACGGTGGCCCCGGACGCGGGGCGTTACTACGTGCAGGCGGTGAATGACAAGAATGGTGACAACAAGACCAGCCAGCCCATCACCCTGACCGTGGCCA ACGTGGGTGGCCCGGCTGATCCCATCGCACCCACCATCATTGTCCCACCCAGGAACACCAGCGTGGTGGCCGGGACCTCGGAGGTGACCATGGAGTGTGTGGCCAATGCCAG GCCGCTGATCAAGCTGCACATCATCTGGAAGAAGGACGGGACGCCCGTGTCCAGCGGGATCAGCGACTACAGCCGCCGGCTGACCATCCTGCACCCCACTCTGAGCGACAGCGGCTTCTACGAGTGCGAGGCTGTGCTGCGCAGCAGCAGCGTCCCCGCCGTGACTGCCGGCGCCTACCTGTCTGTGCTGG AGCCCCCACAGTTCGTCAGGGAGCCGGAGAGGCACATCACGGCCGAGATGGAGAAGGTGGTGGCCATCCCCTGCCAAGCCAAGG gtgtcccccCTCCCGAGATGGCCTGGTACAAGGATGCTGCCCTCCTGCACCTGGAGAAGCTGTCCcgcttccagctgctggaggacgGCAGCCTGCAGATCAGCGCGCTGGCCCCCGATGACACCGGAATGTTCCAGTGCTTCGCCCGCAACGCGGCCGGCGAGGTGCAGACCACCACGTACCTGGCCGTGACCA GCATCGCCCCCAACATCACGCGGGGTCCCCAGGACAGCACGGTGATCGATGGCATGTCCGTCATCCTCAACTGCGAGACCTCAGGGGCGCCGCGCCCGGCCATCACCTGGCAGAAAG gggagCGGGTCCTGGCCAGCGGCTCGGTGCAGCTGCCGCGCTTCACCCTGCTGGAGTCGGGCAGTCTCCTGGTGAGCCCCGCGCACCTGCCCGACGCCGGCACCTACACCTGCCTGGCCACCAACTCCCGCGGCGTGGACGAGGCCTCCGCAGACCTGGTGGTGTGGG CAAGGACACGGATCACGGACCCCCCACAGGACCAGAGCGTCATCAAGGGCACCAAGGCTGTCATGAGCTGCGGGGTCACCCATGACCCCAGCGTGGACGTCAG GTACGTCTGGGAGAAGGACGGGGCACCGCTGGGCCCCGAGAGCGGCCCCCGCGTGCGCCTGGACGAGGTGGGCACCCTGCACATCTCCCAGACCTGGTCTGGTGACATCGGCACCTACACCTGCAAGGTGATCTCGGCTGGGGGCAACGACTCTCGCAGCGCCCACCTCCGTGTCCG GCAGCTCCCCCACGCCCCCGAGAGCCCCGTGGCCGCCCTGAGCCCGCAGGAGAAACGGGCCATCAACCTCACCTGGGCCAAGCCCTTCGACGGCAACAGCCCCCTGCTCCGCTACGTCGTGGAGGTCTCCGAGAACA ACGCGCCCTGGACTGTGCTGCTGGCCAGCGTGGACCCTGAGGTGACATCGGTGACAGTGCGGGGCTTGGTCCCCGCTCGCTCCTACCAGTTCCGCCTGTGTGCTGTGAATGACGTGGGCAGGGGACAGTTCAGCAAGGACACGGAGAG ggtgtCTCTGCCCGAGGAGCCGCCCTCTGCACCCCCCCAGAACGTCATCGCCAGCGGCCGCACCAACCAGTCCATCATGATCCAGTGGCAGCCGCCCCCTGAGAGCCACCAGAACGGGGTCCTCAAGGGCTACATCATCCG GTACTGCCTGGCCGGGCTGCCCGTGGGCTACCAGTTCAAGAACATCACCAACGCCGAGGTCAACAACCTCCTCCTGGAGGACCTCATCATCTGGACCAACTACGAGATCGAGGTGGCCGCCTACAACAGCGCCGGCCTGGGGGTCTACAGCATGAAGGTGACAGAGTGGACCCTGCAGGGAG tgcccacggTGCCTCCAGGGAATGTGCAGGCTGAGGCCACCAACTCCACCACCATCCGCTTCACCTGGAACCCGCCCAGCCCGCAGTTCATCAACGGCATCAACCAGGGCTACAAG CTCATCGCGTGGGAGCCGGAGCACGAGGACGAGGCCACGGTGGTGACAGTGCGCCCCAACTTCCAGGACAGCGTCCACGTGGGCTATGTGGCGGGGCTGCGCAAGTTCGCCGAGTACTTCACGTCGGTGCTGTGCTTCACCACGCCCGGGGACGGCCCGCGCAGCCCCCCGCAGCTGGTGCGCACCCACGAGGACG TGCCTGGCCCCGTGGGACACCTCAGCTTCAGTGACATCCTGGACACATCCCTGAAGGTCAGCTGGCAGGAGCCGCTGGAGAAGAACGGAATCCTGACGG GCTACCGGATCTCGTGGGAGGAGTACAACCGCACCAACACGCGGGTGACACATTACCTGCCCAACGTCACCCTGGAGTACCGCGTCAccggcctcaccgccctcacCACCTACACCATCGAGGTGGCCGCCATGACCTccaagggacagggacagctctcctcctccaccaTCTCCTCGGGGGTCCCCCCAG agcTCCCCGGTGCCCCCACCAACCTGGGCATCTCCAACATCGGCCCCCGCTCCGTCACCATCCAGTTCCGCCCGGGTTACGACGGCAAAACCTCCATCTCCCGCTGGCAGGTGGAGGCACAG GTGGGCCAGAACGGCGAGGCTGGGCAGTGGGGGCTCGTGCACCAGCTGGCCAACGAGCCCGACACCCGCTCCATGGAGGTGCCCAACCTGAAGCCCTACACCTACTACAG tttCCGCATGCGGCAGGTGAACATCGTGGGCACCAGCCcccccagcctgccctcccGGAGGATCCAGACCCTCCAAGCCCCCCCGGACATGGCCCCTGCCAATGTCACCCTGAGGACGGCCAGCGAGACCAGCCTGTGGCTGCGCTGGATG cccctcctggagcaggagTACAACGGGAACCCCGACTCGGTGGGGTACAGGATCCGGTACGCGCGGGCGGACGGGCGGGGGCAGCCGGCGCTGCAGGTGATCCGTGACCGCGTGGAGCGGGAATTCACCATCGAGGACCTGGAGGAGTGGACCGAGTACCGGGTTCAGGTCCAGGCCTTCAACGCCATCGGCTCCGGGCCCTGGAGCCCTGCGGTGCTGGGACGCACCCGGGAGTCAG TCCCCTCCTCTGGCCCCGGCAATGTGTCAGCAGTGgccacctcctccagcagcctgaTGGTCCGATGGAGTGACATTCCCGAGGCTGACTGCAACGGGCTCATCCTGGGCTACAAG GTGCTGTACAAGGAGAAGGGCTCGGAGGCCCGTGCCCAGTTCTGGCTGGCGGAGGGCAATGCCTCCCGCAGTGCCCAGCTCACCGGGCTGGCCAAGTACACCCTGTACGAGATCCGGGTGCTGGCCTTCACCAGGATCGGCGATGGTGTCCCCAGCCGGCCTCCTGTCCTCGAGAGGACGCTGGATGACG TGCCCGGGCCCCCCGTGGGGCTCCTCTTTCCCGAAGTGAGGACCACCCTGGTGCGGCTCATCTGGCAGCCGCCGGCAGCTCCCAACGGCGTCATCCTGG CCTACCAGGTCAGCCACCGCCTCAACACCTCGGCCGTGACCGCGGCCGCCGTGGAGGTGCTGGAAGCCAGCGCCCGGCAGTTCACGGCCACCGGCCTCCAGCCCGAGGCCACCTACCTGTTCCGTGTCACCGCGCAGACCCGCAAGGGCTGGGGCGAGGCGGCCGAAGCCCTGGTGGTCACCACCGAGAAGAGAG CCCGGCCGCAGCCCCCCGGGAAGCCGCTGGcgcagcaggaggaggtgcgGGCCCGGAGCgtgctgctgtcctgggagCCGGGCAGCGACGGCCTCTCCCCCGTGCGCTACTACACCGTGCAGAGCCGGGAGCTGCCCGACGGCGAGTGGGCTCTGCACTCCGCCCCCGCCAGCCACAACGCCACCGCCTTCGTCGTGGacag gctgaAACCCTTCACCTCCTACAAGTTCCGTGTGAAGGCGACAAATGACATCGGGGACAGCGAGTACAGCGAGGAGTCGGAGTCGCTCACCACCCTGCAGGCGG cccctgaggaGGCTCCCACCATCCTCTCCATCACTCCCCACACCACCACGTCGGTGCTCATCCGCTGGCAG CCCCCGGCTGAGGACAAGATCAACGGGATCCTGCTGGGGTTCCGGCTGCGGTACCGGGAGCTGGTGTACGACAGCCTGCGGGGCTTTGCCCTGCGCCACCCCGGCGCCAGCTGGGCCGAGCTCACCC cCGTCTATGCCGTGCACAACCTCAGCGAGGTGTCCCTCACCCAGTACGAGCTGGACA ACCTGAGCAAGCACCGGCGCTACGAGATCCGGATGAGCGTCTACAACGCCGTGGGCGAGgggccccccagccccccccaGGAGGTGTTCGTGGGGGAAGCGG TGCCCACCGGAGCGCCCCTGAACGTGGCCGTGCAGGCGGCCACCGCCACCCAGCTGGATGTCACCTGGGAGCCGCCCCCCGTCGAGAGCCAGAACGGGGACATTCAGGGCTACAAG ATCCACTTCTGGGAGGAGCAGCGGCAGAACGAGAGCGCGCGGGTCAAGACCCTTTTCCTGCCCGAGACCGGGGTGAAGCTGAAGAACCTGACGGGCTACACCTCGTACTGGGTCAGCGTGGCCGCCTTCAACGCGGCGGGGGAcgggccccgcagccccccggtGCAGGCACGGACGCAGCAGGCAG CCCCCAGCGCCCCCGGCTCCATCCGCTTCAGCGAGCTGACCACCACGTCCGTGAACGTGTCCTgggagccgccgccgctgcccaaCGGGGTCCTGGAGGGCTACAGGCTGGTCTACGAGCCCTGCACGCCTGTGGATG GCGTGAGCAAGATCGTTACGGTGGACGTGAAGGGGAGCAGCCCGCTGTGGATGAAGGTCAAGGACCTGGCCGAGGGCGTCACGTACCGCTTCAGGATCCGGGCCAAAACCTTCGCCTATGGGCCGGACGTTGAGGCCAACATCACCACGGGGCCCGGGGAAG gtgcccccGGTCCCCCCGGAGAGCCCTTCATCTCCCGCTACGGCTCGGCCATCACCATCCACTGGTCCAGTGGGGACCCCGGCCAAGGGCCCATCACCAGATACGTCATCGAGGCGCGGCCCTCAG ATGAGGGGCTCTGGGACATCCTCATCAAAGACATCCCCAAGGAGGTGACCTCCTACACCTTCAGCATGGACATCCTCAAGCAGGGGGTCAGCTATGACTTCCGTGTCATTGCCGTGAACGACTACGGCTACGGGACCCCCAGCACGCCCTCCCCCTCCGTGTCAG cccagaAAACCAACCCGTTCTACGAGGAGTGGTGGTTCCTGGTGGTCATTGCCCTGGTGGGGCtcatcttcatcctcctcctcgtTTTCGTGCTCATCATCCGCGGGCAGAGCAAGAAGTACTCCAAGAAGTCAGACTCGG GGAACAGCTCCAAGGCGGCTGGCCTGAGCCACGGGGAGATGGTGAGCCTGGATGAGGGCAGCTTCCCCGCCCTGGAGCTCAACAACCGCCGCCTCTCCGTCAAGAATTCCTTCTGCCGGAAGAATGGCATCTACACCCG GTCCCCACCGcggcccagccccggcagcctGCACTACTCGGACGAGGACGTGACCAAATACAACGACCTGATCCCCGCcgagagcagcagcctgaccgAGAAACCCTCCGAGGTCTCCGACTCCCAG